The following is a genomic window from Micromonospora cathayae.
GGTGGTGGTGGCGTTCACCGTCGTCAACGGCGGCTTCCTGCTCGCCAGCATCGCCTTCTCGGCGCGGGCGTCGCTGCGCTGAGGGCGGCGGGTCGTCGGGCCGCTAGCCCAGGCTCAGGTCGTGCTCTTCGAGGGCGCTCTGGATGATGGCGAGTGCCTTCGGTCCCATGCCGTGCAGCTCGGCCAACTCGGCGCGCGGCACCCCGGCGAGGTCACGCAGGGCCTGGTAGCCGGCGCTGTGCAGGGCCCGCGTCGCCGGTGCACCGATCTTCGGCAGCGTGTCGAGGGATGCAGTCACACCCTGCATCATGTCGCGTCCGGCCGGCGGCCGCACCGTCGGGCCGGTGGCCGACCGGCACGCTCGGGCAACGCGCGACCCTGGGTGCTTGTTCAGTTCTTGTACGCACGTTCGGGAGGCAGCCATGCGCACCGTCACCTACTCGGAAGTCAGGCAGAACCTGGCCAAGATGCTCGACCACGTCGTGGACGATGCCGAAGAGGTCGTGGTCACCCGCTCCGATCGTGAAGCCGCCGTCATCATCTCGCTACGTGAGTACGAGTCGCTGAAGGAAACCGCGTATCTGATGGCCAGCCCCGCCAATGCACGCCGGCTGAACGAGGCCGCCGAAGAGCTGCTCAACGGAGGCGGGGAGACATGACCACGACGAACGGGCCGGACCCCGTGTTGGGGTCCGGCCCGTTCGTGTCTGTCGTGGGTCAGCTGGAGTAGCCGCGGGTGGCGGTCCAGTCGGCCAGGGCCTCGGTGGTCATCCAGTACGACGCCTGGTCCGGGTTCGCCGAGTCGGCGATCTTCACCGTCTCGCCGCCGTCGCGGTAGCCGACCACGCTCAGGTAGTGGCCGCCCTCGAAGGAGTGGCTGACGCCGTCGGTGTCGGTGGCGGTGCCGGCGATGTTGGCGACCACGGCGCGGCCGTCGTCGATGGCCTTGACGATGTCGGCGCGCAGCTTGTCGGTCTGCTTGTCGTCGGCCTTAGGGGTGGAGATCTCGACGGTGCGGTACTTGCCGCCGGTCTCCTTGTTCAGGAAGCGGGTGATGTCGTTGGCCGAGTCGGTGCCGGCCTCGGTGGTGCCCATCTCCTTGGCCACCTGATCCTGGTCGGGGGCCTTGTCCATCGCGGTCAGTGCGTTCCGCGCGGCGGCGGGGCCACAGTAGTAGAAGTTGGGCTGCGCCTCGTAGCGGATGTTCAGCTGCCGCTCGGCGTTGCCGGGGCGCTCGGCGGGAGCGGCGAACGCGGTGGCCGGGGCGGCGATCGCGCCGCCGACGACGGCGGTACCGGCGATGGTGAGGGCGGCCTTACGGATCAGAGCAGTCATGGTGGTGTCTCCTCTGGTCGGGGGTGTGCGGCATCCCGGGGGGCGGGTGGTGCCACGCGGGGGAAAGTCCGGGGGGCCTCGGGACGGTGGGGGTGTGGTGCAGGTCCTGGGCCGTGAGGGTGGTGCAACGACGGCGGGCCGGGGCGCATTCCCGGGGGGTTCCCGGGGGGCCGCCGGTCGGGCGTCGGGCCTGGTGGTGCGCTGGCCGAACCATGTACAACGCCGGGCCCTGGGCAGCCATTCCACCGGGCAGCCGACCCCACCGACGGGACGTCCGGGCGCATACCGGACGTCACGGCAGTTGTGGGCTGCACATCTTCCAGTCGCCGCCCTGCTGTTCGACGGGCAGGTGCACCTCACGGGACGGCCGCCCCGGGTAGCTGACCTCCGCGATCACGGTACGCAGGGTCGGTGTGTGCATGGGGCGTTCGAAGGTCACGTCGGTGATGCGGAACCCCGACGGGGCGGGGTCCAGCGGGCCCCGCGCCACCCAGGCCGCCCGCGACTCCCGGCTACGGTCCGCCTTGCACAGCAGGTCGTACGCGGCGTCGAAGTCGCCCCGGACGACGGCGGTGAGGTACGCGTCGCCCGCAGCGCGGATGCCCACCTCGTCCCGGTTGTCCTTGCGGACGAGGTAGATGGCGCCACCGGGGACGCCGCAGCACAGCAGCACCCCGACACCGAGCATCGCGATCACGAAGCCACGGGCGGATAGCTCGGACTCGTCAGCCACGGCGCCGACAGTACGGACCACCGGCAACCCGGCTGATCCCCCGATCGGGGCTGCCCTGGTTATCACCCCACCGGGACTGCCCCGGTTGCTGACAGCTCAGCTACACGACACGCCGCGCCGATTACACCTCAGCTGCCAGCACCCGAACTCACGACTTCTGCTCGGTGACGTACGTCCCGCGCCCAGTGAAGGTCGCCACCATCCCCCGATCCCGAAGCAGCCGGATCGCCGCCCGGACCGTCCCGCGCGAGACGTTGTACTCCTGCTGGAGGTAGGACTCGCTCGGAATGGGGTGACGTGGCTTGAGCTTCCCCTCTTCGATCTGCTTGGCGAGGAGGTCCGCAAGCTGCACGTAGAACGGCGTCGGGGACATCTCATCAATCATGGCCGGACCTTATGGCTGTGGAACCCGGGCTGAACGCGCGATGCGGGCTGTACAGGTTGCATAGGCTATGCAGGCAGGGCGGGCTAGTCAGGAAGCCTAGGTTGGACTACCTTCTGTAGGCGTAGGTAAACCTGCCGTCAGGAGGAGTCATGAGGTTCTGGCCGTTCACCCGGTTCTGGCCGTTCACCCGGTTCTGGCCGGTCAAGCGCCGCCGTCACCGTCGCGGGCACCTGCTCGACCAGCTCGGCCCCGCGACGATCTATCCCGGGCAGCGGGGCGCGTACCACCTGGCGATCGGGGTCGCCCAGGTGACGTACCTGCCGCACCGGCCGCTGTTGACCCTCGCGGGTGAGTTCCGGGCCGGGCTGTGGTCATGCGGGTGAGGCGGACGCCGTACCTGATCCAGCTCGCCTGGTACACGCTGGAGTTCCACCGGCATCACACGTGTACGCACTGCACCCGCAGCGGTTGGTGTTCGGCCGTGCAGGTCGCCCGGACCCGGCTCACCGCCTGGTACCGGTACCGGCCATGACCGACCGACGCCTGCGGGCCGGTGACCTGATCCACGTCACCACCGCCGCCAGCGTCCAGTTCCGAACCCCGATCATGTTCCGCCTGATCCGGGTCCTCGACCGACCCACCTTCGACGGCTGGCTCTGGCTCGACGGCTACCAGACCAACGACGCAGGCGACGCCACCGCCCGCCGACAGATCTTCGTCCAACCCACCGGCCTACGGAAACTGGCCGCCCCTGCACCCGCTCCCCGGCGGCCCCGGGCTACGGCCTCTCCGCTCTGGCCCGTGAACCGCCAGAAACGGCCTTGAAGGCGGACGCGATGTGCGGCATCTTGGCGTCTCCGGCCGAAAGGATCACCCAAGATGCCGCATCTCAAGTTGCTCGGGCCGCCCGGACGGGTGGCGGCCGGTGGATCTGCAACGGGTCACCGGGCACAGCCGGGAGACGATCCGCCAGGCACTACGTCCGGAGCTCAGTCGGGCCACCAACATCAGCCGGCGTAAGACAGCAGCCCAGCCACCCCCGGATTACGTTCCCTACGGTGACCGCAGGCCATACGTAGTCGTGGCCGAGACCCTCGCCGCACTGAACGGCCCGACCGCAGGCACCGTCGTCCTTCCGCATCGACTCGACTGGTCCGGTCGACCGCCCCCAGCGCCAAGCCGGCGGCCAGCGCGACCAGCACGCTCACCAAGTTGACCATGAAGTTGTTGCGCGCGACACGCGGTGTCCGGGACAACAACTTCATGATCAACTCCTAGAACCGGGGGCGGGGCGGGTCAGAGGGAGGCGTACACGTCGATGAGGCGTTTGGTGACCACGTCGGGGTGGAAGGTGCGTTCGTAGCGGAGCCGGGCGGGGGCGGACAGGGCGGCTGCACCGGCGGCTGCCGTCGGGAGGGCGGCGGCCATGGCCGCCGGGTCGGCGGGCACCACCCAGCCGACCGGGCCGGCCGGGTCGTCCATGCCGACCAGGTACGGGATGCCGCCCAGGTCGGTGCCGAGCACCGGCCGTCCGCTCGCCATCGCCTCGATCACCACGGTCGGCAGGACGTCGTGCCAGAGGGAGGCGGCGATCACCACCGCGCTGGCCGCCATGGTCTGCCGCACCCCGTCGCGGTCCAGGGAGCCGAGGTACGTCACGTCGGCGCGTTCGGCGGCAGCGGCCTCGGCGAGGTGGCGCAGTTCGCCGTCCCCGGCGATGCGCAGCGGGCCGAGGGAGCCGTCCGGGTGCCGCCGCCAGGCGTCCAGCAGCAGGCCGAGGCCCTTCTCCGGGGAGAGCCGGCCCAGGTAGAAGAAGCCCTCGCCGAGCGGGGCCGGCCGGCCGGGGTCGGGGATGCCATTGGGCTTGACGACGATCCGGTCGGCGGGGATGCCGTACTCGCGCAGGTGGGTGGCGATCTGCGAGGTGAGCGCGATGAACCGGTCCACCGAGCGCCAGGTGGGGCGGTGCACGGCCAGGGTGGTCGCCATCAGGGCGCTCTGCACCGTGGAGCCCCGGTAGCAGCGGTTCCTGATCGCCGGTACGCCGAGTGCCCTGCCCTTGCAGTCCTGGCAGATCGCGCCGTCGCGGAAGTAGACCCCGGAGGAGCAGACCTGCCGGTAGTTGTGCACCGTCTGCACCACCGGCACGCCGTGCCGGTGCGCGGTCCGCACCACCCAGGGCGAGAGCAACGGGTACGGGTTGTGCAGGTGCAGGGCGTCCGGTTTGTGCTCGGTGAGCAGCCGGCTGAGGTCCTGCTGGGCGCGGGGTGCGTAGATCGGGGAGATCGGCAGCAGCGCCTTGGCCGTCTTCGGCATCGTGGGGATCTCGTCGGAGCTGCGGATGAACGGCAGCACCTCCACCCCGGCCGCGCTGAGCTGGGCGATCTCCGCGTCGACGATGGTGTTCTCGCCGGACGGCTGGGCCTGGCGGTACCGGTTGTGCGCCACCACGATTCTCACTGAGCTTGCCTTTCGTTCGCGATTGCGGGACTCGCAAGCTCATTCCTCACACTCACGGGTATGAAGGCTACCGTTGAGTCGTGCCCGAGCTACCCGAGGTGGAAGCGCTCGCCGATCACCTGCGTCGGCGGGCGGCCGGCCGGCGGGTGGAGCGGCTGGAGATCGCCGCGATCAGTGCCCTGAAGACGTACGATCCGCCGGCCAGCGCGGTGGCCGGGCGGGCGGTGACCGGCGCCGGCCGGTACGGCAAGTTCCTGGACCTGGTGTTCGACGGTGACCTGCACCTGGTGGTGCACCTGGCCCGCGCCGGCTGGCTGCACTACCGGGAGTCGTTCCCGTCGGCCGCGCCGCTGCGCCCCGGCAAGGGGCCGATCGCGGTGCGGGTCCGGCTGGACGACGGGTCCGGCTTCGACCTGACCGAGGCGGGCACCCAGAAGAGCCTGGCCGCGTACCTGGTGACCGATCCGCAGCAGGTGCCCGGGGTGGCCCGGCTCGGCCCGGACGTGCTCGCCGTCGACCTGGCGGCCTTCACCGAGCGGCTGCGTAGTCGCCGGGGCCAGGTCAAGGGGGTGCTGACCGACCAGCAGATCCTGGCCGGGGTCGGCAACGCGTACTCGGACGAGATCCTGCACGCGGCGAAGCTGTCGCCGTTCGCGCTGACCGACAAGCTGACCGACGCGCAGCTCGCCACCCTGTACGAGGCGACCCGACGGGTGCTCGGTGACGCGGTGACCCGGTCGGTGGGGCAGCGGGCGGCGGAACTGAAGGCGGAGAAGCGGTCCGGTCTGGCGGTGCACGCCCGGACCGGGTTGCCCTGCCCGGTCTGTGGCGACACGATCCGGCAGGTCTCGTTCGCCGATTCGAGCCTCCAGTACTGCCCGCGCTGCCAGACGGGCGGCAAGCCGCTGGCCGACCGACGGCTGTCCCGACTTGTACGCTGAGTAACCGGATCATGACTACTCAGCGGAATCGCCCAGCCGGGTCAGAACCACCGGCTGCGCGGCTCTACCCCTGGCCCGTTCCATCGGTATAGTGGCTCGGTCCCCGGCTTCCGCTGATCGGAGCCGGCCGGATCCCAGCCGCAACACCGGTGTCATCCTCGCAGGGGTGGACGTCGGTGTCGGGGCTCGCGTGGGAGACTGGTAACGGTGGGCGACATACGCTTCTCACAACGTGAGCGGCGCGTGTCATGCGGGAGGACATAGGTTGAGGTGACGACAAGCCTCCAGCGCCCGGTGACCAACGAAGGCCGGAGCAAACTCGTGCGGCACGTCGACAGCTTCGAGATCCAGCCGCCGACACCGCCGTCGCACAACGGCGTACCCCGGTCGGCATGGGCGAGAGCCAGCCGCCGGGTCTCCCGGTGGCACCGTCCCTACACCCTGGTCCTGCTGCTGCTGGACTTCGGCGCGGCGGCCCTGGCGAGCTGGATCGCCATCCAGCTCTTCGACCAGGCCGCCTCCGGCTTCACCGAGGCCGAGAACGACGCGACCTGGTTCCACACCGTGTCGTTCGTGCTGCTCCCGCTCGGCT
Proteins encoded in this region:
- a CDS encoding helix-hairpin-helix domain-containing protein, which gives rise to MQGVTASLDTLPKIGAPATRALHSAGYQALRDLAGVPRAELAELHGMGPKALAIIQSALEEHDLSLG
- a CDS encoding type II toxin-antitoxin system Phd/YefM family antitoxin — its product is MRTVTYSEVRQNLAKMLDHVVDDAEEVVVTRSDREAAVIISLREYESLKETAYLMASPANARRLNEAAEELLNGGGET
- a CDS encoding C39 family peptidase; this encodes MTALIRKAALTIAGTAVVGGAIAAPATAFAAPAERPGNAERQLNIRYEAQPNFYYCGPAAARNALTAMDKAPDQDQVAKEMGTTEAGTDSANDITRFLNKETGGKYRTVEISTPKADDKQTDKLRADIVKAIDDGRAVVANIAGTATDTDGVSHSFEGGHYLSVVGYRDGGETVKIADSANPDQASYWMTTEALADWTATRGYSS
- a CDS encoding GntR family transcriptional regulator — translated: MIDEMSPTPFYVQLADLLAKQIEEGKLKPRHPIPSESYLQQEYNVSRGTVRAAIRLLRDRGMVATFTGRGTYVTEQKS
- a CDS encoding glycosyltransferase family 4 protein, coding for MRIVVAHNRYRQAQPSGENTIVDAEIAQLSAAGVEVLPFIRSSDEIPTMPKTAKALLPISPIYAPRAQQDLSRLLTEHKPDALHLHNPYPLLSPWVVRTAHRHGVPVVQTVHNYRQVCSSGVYFRDGAICQDCKGRALGVPAIRNRCYRGSTVQSALMATTLAVHRPTWRSVDRFIALTSQIATHLREYGIPADRIVVKPNGIPDPGRPAPLGEGFFYLGRLSPEKGLGLLLDAWRRHPDGSLGPLRIAGDGELRHLAEAAAAERADVTYLGSLDRDGVRQTMAASAVVIAASLWHDVLPTVVIEAMASGRPVLGTDLGGIPYLVGMDDPAGPVGWVVPADPAAMAAALPTAAAGAAALSAPARLRYERTFHPDVVTKRLIDVYASL
- a CDS encoding Fpg/Nei family DNA glycosylase yields the protein MPELPEVEALADHLRRRAAGRRVERLEIAAISALKTYDPPASAVAGRAVTGAGRYGKFLDLVFDGDLHLVVHLARAGWLHYRESFPSAAPLRPGKGPIAVRVRLDDGSGFDLTEAGTQKSLAAYLVTDPQQVPGVARLGPDVLAVDLAAFTERLRSRRGQVKGVLTDQQILAGVGNAYSDEILHAAKLSPFALTDKLTDAQLATLYEATRRVLGDAVTRSVGQRAAELKAEKRSGLAVHARTGLPCPVCGDTIRQVSFADSSLQYCPRCQTGGKPLADRRLSRLVR